One genomic segment of Desulfocapsa sulfexigens DSM 10523 includes these proteins:
- a CDS encoding TetR/AcrR family transcriptional regulator: MRITQEAKEKTKKTILEVAEKLFAERGFEQTTTRDISAASGIAKGTLFNYFKSKETLAMTLVNGAMESGRKQYERRKTGEEGLVEELFLFVASELRALKPFRKYIGPVLESCMSVFSKKSICPAGEEAKHNHLKTVGQILANHGFEMEYDSIVITLYWSLYLGILAHWSNDDTHNQAETLGLIDYSMQTFANTISANSGVEQAVSNE, translated from the coding sequence ATGCGAATCACACAAGAAGCTAAAGAAAAAACAAAAAAAACAATCCTTGAAGTGGCAGAAAAACTCTTTGCTGAGAGGGGTTTTGAACAAACCACCACCAGGGATATTTCTGCAGCAAGCGGGATTGCCAAAGGGACCCTTTTTAACTATTTCAAGAGCAAGGAAACCCTGGCAATGACTTTGGTGAACGGTGCCATGGAATCCGGTAGAAAGCAGTATGAGCGTCGTAAAACAGGAGAAGAGGGTCTGGTCGAAGAGCTGTTTTTATTTGTCGCCTCTGAGTTACGCGCCTTAAAACCGTTTCGGAAATACATCGGCCCGGTACTTGAGAGCTGCATGTCCGTTTTTTCAAAGAAATCTATCTGCCCCGCCGGAGAAGAGGCCAAACATAATCATTTAAAAACGGTTGGCCAGATTCTTGCCAACCACGGCTTCGAAATGGAATACGACTCGATTGTCATCACCCTTTATTGGTCGCTGTATTTGGGTATCCTGGCCCACTGGTCAAACGACGACACACATAATCAGGCCGAAACACTTGGACTGATCGATTACTCCATGCAGACATTTGCCAATACTATTTCCGCAAATAGTGGAGTAGAACAAGCCGTCTCCAATGAATAA
- a CDS encoding DUF3322 domain-containing protein, giving the protein MSNWSSIKDLRKKLEREWEQGKLLSARLRGEDLCPRRITLKRPLGNEWAEKWDTAKAWVDELIEAETHGAFTIESQEVNHRQLGRNSFPQAVLFKTDESILSFIGKLSAARIFDELCCQILADFPELRSWLEKRPLVALQYQKQWPRLLAVLKYLKSNPRPGIYVRQLEIPEVDTKFIEKHKKPLSELLDLILSKEMIESSATGAKRFEERYGFLSKPVQVRFRILDPDLYLHGLSDLHVPVSEFCALNLEVDHVFITENEINGLAFPNVKNAIIIFGLGFGLDRLANIQWLLGKKIHYWGDIDTHGYVMLDQLRSYFPQASSFLMDRETLMAHESLWGQESKPTRRSLTRLDEKELGIYEFLVKNLLRDALRLEQERISYSFVLKILKKLV; this is encoded by the coding sequence TTGAGCAACTGGAGCAGCATTAAAGATTTACGAAAGAAGCTCGAGCGGGAGTGGGAGCAGGGCAAGTTGCTTTCGGCCCGGTTACGTGGTGAAGATCTCTGTCCCAGGCGAATCACATTGAAAAGACCACTTGGAAATGAGTGGGCTGAGAAGTGGGATACTGCAAAGGCATGGGTGGATGAACTGATTGAGGCAGAAACACATGGAGCTTTCACAATAGAGTCACAGGAAGTGAACCATCGTCAGTTAGGGCGAAACAGCTTTCCCCAAGCAGTTCTTTTTAAGACGGACGAGTCCATTCTTTCGTTCATTGGAAAACTGAGTGCGGCCCGAATATTTGACGAGTTATGCTGTCAGATTCTTGCTGATTTCCCAGAACTGAGGTCCTGGCTGGAAAAGCGTCCGCTTGTTGCTCTCCAGTATCAAAAACAGTGGCCAAGACTATTGGCTGTGTTGAAGTATCTTAAGAGTAATCCTCGTCCAGGAATTTATGTACGTCAATTGGAAATTCCTGAAGTTGATACCAAGTTCATTGAAAAACATAAAAAACCCCTAAGTGAGTTGCTGGATCTTATTCTGTCGAAAGAAATGATCGAGAGTAGTGCAACCGGAGCAAAAAGGTTTGAGGAACGTTATGGGTTCCTCTCTAAACCGGTTCAGGTCCGCTTTCGAATCCTCGATCCTGATCTATATCTTCATGGATTGTCGGATCTTCATGTACCGGTATCCGAGTTTTGTGCATTGAACCTGGAAGTTGATCATGTCTTCATTACTGAAAATGAAATCAATGGCTTAGCGTTTCCAAATGTGAAAAACGCAATTATCATCTTTGGACTGGGGTTCGGACTGGATCGTTTGGCCAATATTCAATGGCTACTGGGTAAAAAAATCCATTACTGGGGTGATATTGATACACACGGCTACGTAATGCTTGACCAGCTCCGCTCTTACTTTCCTCAGGCCAGTTCTTTTTTGATGGATAGAGAAACACTAATGGCTCATGAATCACTTTGGGGCCAAGAGAGTAAACCTACAAGACGGAGCCTGACTCGCCTTGATGAAAAGGAACTAGGCATTTATGAGTTTCTGGTAAAAAACCTTCTCCGGGATGCTTTAAGGCTTGAACAGGAGAGAATCTCATATTCATTTGTTTTAAAAATACTTAAAAAATTGGTGTGA
- a CDS encoding ATP-binding protein translates to MQAPLFDFAGSDTYAGFRLERLEVYNWGTFDKKVWALQPNGDTCLLTGDIGSGKSTLVDAVTTLFMPAHRIAFNKAAGAEKKERSLRSYVLGFYKTERSDFGGSATPVALRDHNSYSVILGVFFNKGYNQKITLAQVFWCKDKQGQPERYYVVSKQPLTISHNFSGFGSDLGNLRKRLREESGVEIFDSFTLYSAEFRRQFGIKNEQALDLFHQTVSMKSVGNLTEFVRQHMLESFDVESDITALIGHYDDLNRAHDAVIKAKEQIRQLSPLVENYTEYQQVVKKNEHLRSCREALHGYFASLKTELLKTRLQKHSEEKKWLENRIGEAEKTKIEQANNRDALTKAIAENGGDRLAQLAREIDAVLERKRSRKEKSDRYKSLVIDVGLSQAESLEAFLENNSHLPDILKDKDTESKDLQDAITKDAVRLDRKREEHRELSRELDSLRQRQSNISANLISIRKDLCGALQLDEENIPFIGELLQIKEEEKQWEGAAERVLHNFGLSLLVPEIHYARVAEYVDSTHLKGRLVYYRVRPEQIPGTVDCGQQSLVNKIAIKPQSEFYSWLEHEIVHRFNYICCEDVSQFRREKQAVTQAGQIKSGGRRHEKDDRHLLSDRSRYILGWDNRQKIKAITVDVEKCEKVIQNIGGDIAQTEKLKRKVDTVLEKLHRLEEFPNFSELDWQSDARKAENLKQEKIALESTSDKLALLTDQLKKLEIELRSTERDHQELIRKEATLAEKQTQAENELKQCLQDIERVDESVRSELFSYLESVREEALGPHKLTVESCQNHEQEMRFWFKRHIDDNAERFKRLEVKITSAMHTYCNDFPAETQEVDKTIEAAFEYEKMLEALRADNLPKYEQKFKELLNQNTIREVVQFQAQLEKQNRTIKERIEQINQSLATIEYNPGRYIELENAKTVDQEIREFQQQLRICIEGTVTGSEDEQYAEKKFVEVSKLIDRFKGRADSIDLDRKWMKKVTDVRNWFTFAASERYQEDGSEYEHYTDTGGKSGGQKEKLAYTVLAASLAYQFGLERGEIKSRSFRFVVIDEAFGRGSDESTRYALKLFKELNLQLLIVTPLQKIHIIEPYVSSVGFVHNKGGQESQLRSLTIEEYRQERAAREARTA, encoded by the coding sequence ATGCAAGCTCCTCTTTTTGATTTTGCCGGCAGCGATACATATGCAGGGTTTCGCCTTGAGAGGTTAGAAGTCTATAACTGGGGAACTTTTGACAAAAAGGTCTGGGCCTTACAACCAAATGGAGATACCTGTCTGCTGACTGGTGACATCGGCTCCGGTAAATCTACCCTCGTTGATGCGGTTACCACCCTTTTTATGCCTGCACATAGAATTGCATTTAATAAAGCAGCAGGAGCTGAAAAGAAAGAACGGTCCCTGCGTTCATATGTGCTTGGTTTTTACAAGACCGAGCGAAGCGATTTTGGAGGCTCCGCCACCCCGGTTGCTCTGCGGGACCACAATTCCTATTCCGTAATTTTGGGAGTATTTTTTAATAAAGGCTACAATCAGAAAATCACCCTGGCACAAGTTTTTTGGTGCAAGGATAAGCAGGGGCAACCGGAGAGGTATTATGTGGTTTCTAAGCAGCCACTGACAATTTCCCATAATTTTTCAGGCTTTGGATCGGATCTTGGCAACCTGCGCAAACGTCTCCGTGAGGAAAGCGGTGTAGAAATCTTTGATAGCTTCACTCTCTATAGTGCCGAATTCAGAAGACAGTTCGGAATTAAGAATGAACAGGCTTTGGATCTTTTTCATCAAACTGTTTCGATGAAATCAGTGGGAAATCTTACCGAATTTGTTCGTCAACATATGCTTGAATCATTCGATGTAGAGTCGGATATCACCGCCCTTATAGGACATTACGATGATCTTAACCGGGCCCATGATGCGGTGATTAAGGCCAAGGAGCAGATACGGCAACTTTCCCCACTGGTAGAAAATTATACAGAGTATCAGCAGGTAGTTAAAAAAAATGAACATCTGCGCTCTTGCCGGGAGGCGCTGCATGGCTATTTCGCTTCTTTGAAAACAGAGCTTCTTAAAACCCGATTGCAGAAACATTCCGAGGAAAAGAAATGGCTGGAGAATAGGATTGGCGAGGCCGAAAAGACAAAAATTGAACAGGCGAACAACCGGGATGCCCTCACAAAAGCGATCGCTGAAAACGGTGGTGACCGTTTGGCGCAACTTGCAAGAGAGATCGATGCTGTCCTTGAGCGAAAAAGGTCAAGAAAAGAGAAGTCAGATCGTTACAAAAGTCTCGTGATTGACGTGGGATTGTCACAGGCTGAATCTTTAGAGGCATTCCTGGAGAACAACTCCCACCTGCCGGATATATTGAAGGATAAAGATACGGAAAGTAAGGATCTGCAGGACGCGATAACAAAAGATGCGGTACGACTTGATCGTAAGAGAGAAGAGCATCGGGAGCTCAGTCGTGAACTGGATTCATTACGCCAGAGGCAAAGTAATATCAGCGCAAACCTTATCAGCATTCGAAAAGACTTATGTGGTGCCCTGCAGCTTGATGAAGAGAATATACCTTTTATTGGTGAGTTACTGCAGATAAAAGAGGAAGAAAAACAGTGGGAAGGTGCTGCGGAAAGAGTTCTCCACAATTTCGGTTTGTCATTATTGGTCCCGGAGATTCACTATGCCAGAGTGGCCGAGTATGTTGATAGCACCCACCTTAAGGGCAGGTTAGTTTACTATAGGGTTCGTCCGGAACAGATTCCTGGGACAGTCGATTGTGGACAACAATCATTAGTAAATAAGATAGCAATTAAGCCACAGTCAGAGTTTTACTCGTGGCTGGAGCATGAAATAGTGCACCGGTTTAATTATATTTGTTGTGAGGATGTTTCTCAGTTTCGTCGAGAAAAGCAGGCTGTTACGCAGGCTGGACAGATTAAATCAGGCGGCCGGCGACATGAAAAAGATGATCGCCACCTTCTCAGTGATCGAAGCCGATATATTCTTGGGTGGGATAACAGGCAGAAGATTAAAGCCATCACTGTTGATGTTGAAAAATGTGAAAAGGTTATTCAGAATATTGGTGGAGACATTGCTCAAACTGAAAAGTTGAAAAGAAAAGTTGATACCGTCCTGGAAAAGTTGCATCGCCTCGAGGAGTTTCCAAATTTCAGTGAGCTGGATTGGCAGAGCGATGCACGTAAGGCCGAGAACCTCAAACAAGAGAAGATAGCTCTGGAGTCGACATCTGACAAATTAGCACTACTGACCGACCAGTTGAAAAAGTTGGAGATTGAACTCCGTTCTACCGAACGAGACCACCAGGAATTGATTCGCAAGGAGGCTACTCTTGCAGAAAAGCAGACCCAGGCAGAGAATGAACTCAAGCAATGTTTACAAGATATAGAACGTGTAGACGAATCAGTCAGGTCGGAGCTGTTTTCTTATCTGGAGTCGGTAAGGGAAGAGGCTCTGGGACCACATAAGTTAACCGTGGAGTCCTGCCAAAACCATGAACAGGAGATGCGTTTTTGGTTCAAGCGGCACATCGATGATAATGCAGAGCGGTTCAAGCGTCTGGAAGTCAAGATCACTTCGGCGATGCATACCTATTGCAATGATTTCCCTGCTGAGACTCAAGAAGTTGATAAAACCATTGAGGCCGCTTTTGAATATGAAAAGATGCTGGAGGCACTTAGAGCTGATAACCTTCCAAAATATGAACAGAAGTTTAAGGAGTTACTCAACCAGAATACGATCCGCGAGGTGGTTCAATTTCAAGCTCAGCTGGAGAAACAGAACCGAACAATTAAGGAACGGATTGAACAGATTAACCAGTCTCTTGCTACCATTGAGTACAACCCTGGACGGTATATAGAGTTGGAGAATGCCAAGACTGTAGATCAGGAGATTCGCGAATTTCAGCAGCAGCTTCGTATCTGTATTGAGGGTACTGTTACTGGTTCTGAGGACGAGCAGTACGCTGAGAAGAAATTTGTTGAGGTGAGTAAGCTCATAGATCGTTTTAAGGGCAGAGCTGATTCGATAGACTTAGATAGAAAGTGGATGAAAAAGGTTACGGATGTTCGTAACTGGTTCACATTTGCAGCTTCTGAACGTTATCAGGAGGATGGTAGTGAATATGAACATTACACCGATACCGGTGGTAAATCCGGTGGTCAGAAAGAGAAACTCGCGTATACGGTTCTAGCGGCGAGTCTTGCCTATCAATTTGGCCTTGAGCGTGGAGAGATAAAATCGAGGAGTTTTCGTTTCGTGGTGATTGATGAAGCCTTTGGCCGTGGCTCAGATGAGTCAACGAGATACGCCCTTAAGTTGTTTAAAGAGCTGAATTTACAATTGCTGATTGTCACTCCTCTGCAGAAAATTCATATCATTGAGCCATATGTTTCCTCGGTTGGCTTTGTCCACAATAAGGGTGGACAGGAATCCCAGTTACGAAGCCTCACCATAGAAGAGTATCGGCAAGAGAGAGCCGCTCGAGAGGCACGGACGGCTTGA
- a CDS encoding DUF4194 domain-containing protein, producing the protein MTNMSNPEPGISKIVINLLKGVVYQEADPALWQHLLTVQTAVSEYVSVLGLFLLLDESEGYAFLKYKEPEGEEEPLPRLVGRRQLSYPVSLLLALFRYRLAEFDASGDDTRLIMSRDDVVDMVSTFLPSGVNEAKFVDKIDAHINKVVELGFIRRLPGKENMIEVKRILKAYINAHWLNEMDQRLKEYKTHLQGENSCDEEEVE; encoded by the coding sequence ATGACCAATATGAGCAATCCAGAACCAGGAATTTCAAAAATAGTCATCAACCTGCTGAAAGGAGTCGTGTATCAGGAGGCTGACCCTGCACTTTGGCAGCATTTACTTACCGTACAGACTGCGGTTTCTGAATATGTATCTGTCCTTGGGTTATTCCTTCTGCTCGATGAGTCGGAGGGGTATGCCTTTTTAAAGTATAAAGAACCGGAGGGCGAGGAGGAGCCTCTTCCCCGGTTGGTGGGGCGGAGGCAGTTATCCTATCCCGTCAGTCTGCTACTTGCTCTTTTTCGCTATAGACTTGCCGAATTTGATGCATCAGGGGACGATACTCGTTTGATTATGAGCCGGGATGATGTGGTGGATATGGTGAGCACGTTTCTGCCGTCGGGGGTAAACGAGGCCAAATTTGTTGATAAAATCGATGCCCATATCAATAAGGTGGTTGAACTGGGTTTTATTCGCAGGCTTCCCGGGAAAGAAAATATGATAGAAGTGAAACGTATACTCAAGGCGTATATCAATGCACATTGGCTCAATGAAATGGATCAACGCCTGAAGGAGTATAAGACCCACCTGCAGGGTGAAAATTCCTGCGATGAAGAAGAGGTGGAGTAA
- a CDS encoding DUF3375 domain-containing protein: MNLDYETLSSLKKVHPAWRLLDAALAPLIVSFLYRVYISENVRNISQIELISKLEDELFFLREVEGEEKYPRSAADYLEEWAQNDKGWLRKFYPAGSDEPSFDITSATEKVIGWLESLTSRKFVGTESRLMMVFELLRQMIEGTEVDPEKRIVELQKKKREIDAEIDNIRNGDVSRMSNTALRDRIQQVESTARDLLRDFREVENNFRQLDKEVRERIALWDGRKGELLEEILSERDAISSSDQGRSFQAFWNFLMSLSRQAELTEMLTKVLGFEAVKELKIDPRLKRIHYDWLEASNHTQRTVAKLSHQLRRYLDDKAYLENKRIIDILQKIQATAIEVRDNMPAGFFMEVDEAAATIALPFERPLFSPPVKPVIAADVVDADISDMNADVLFEQFVVDRLKLESQVNQLLQQNEQVSLHEVTKVYPVEKGLAELVTYFAIAADRGAVFDEERQEEISWLEQDSSRKCVHIPRIIFSR, from the coding sequence ATGAATCTTGATTACGAAACTCTTTCCTCTTTAAAGAAGGTGCATCCCGCCTGGCGACTCCTTGATGCTGCCCTTGCACCTTTGATCGTGAGTTTCCTCTATCGTGTCTATATCAGCGAGAATGTTCGCAACATATCCCAGATTGAACTTATCTCAAAACTTGAGGATGAGCTTTTTTTTCTCAGAGAGGTTGAAGGTGAAGAAAAATATCCTCGCTCTGCCGCTGATTACCTTGAAGAATGGGCTCAAAACGATAAAGGCTGGTTGAGAAAGTTTTATCCAGCGGGGTCAGATGAACCCTCCTTTGATATCACCTCGGCAACGGAAAAGGTCATTGGCTGGTTGGAGAGCTTAACGAGCAGGAAGTTTGTCGGTACCGAGTCCAGGCTTATGATGGTGTTTGAACTTTTGCGGCAAATGATTGAGGGGACTGAGGTTGATCCCGAAAAACGAATTGTCGAGTTGCAGAAAAAGAAACGTGAAATAGATGCGGAGATAGACAACATCCGAAATGGCGATGTCAGCCGTATGAGCAATACTGCTTTGAGAGATCGCATTCAACAGGTGGAAAGTACAGCCAGGGATTTATTGCGGGACTTCCGTGAAGTTGAGAATAATTTTCGCCAGCTGGATAAAGAAGTGCGAGAAAGGATTGCTCTCTGGGATGGCCGGAAAGGTGAATTATTGGAGGAGATTCTCAGCGAGCGGGATGCCATATCGAGTTCGGACCAGGGAAGAAGCTTCCAGGCCTTTTGGAATTTCCTCATGTCACTCAGCAGACAGGCAGAACTGACTGAAATGCTGACAAAGGTTCTGGGGTTTGAAGCGGTTAAAGAATTAAAAATAGATCCCCGCCTCAAACGGATCCATTATGATTGGCTTGAGGCCAGTAACCATACCCAGAGGACAGTAGCAAAGTTGTCCCATCAGTTGCGTCGTTACCTTGATGACAAAGCCTATCTTGAAAATAAACGCATTATTGATATCTTGCAGAAGATACAAGCCACTGCCATAGAAGTACGAGACAACATGCCTGCGGGATTTTTTATGGAGGTGGATGAGGCTGCCGCCACAATTGCCCTGCCGTTTGAAAGACCCTTGTTTTCACCTCCGGTAAAGCCGGTAATAGCCGCAGATGTGGTCGATGCAGATATTTCAGACATGAATGCTGATGTGCTGTTTGAACAATTTGTGGTGGACCGATTAAAATTGGAGAGTCAGGTCAATCAACTTTTGCAGCAGAACGAGCAGGTTTCACTCCATGAGGTTACCAAGGTATACCCTGTGGAAAAGGGGCTTGCTGAGCTGGTCACCTATTTTGCAATTGCTGCTGACAGAGGGGCGGTGTTTGATGAGGAGCGGCAGGAAGAAATCAGTTGGCTGGAGCAGGACTCTAGCAGAAAATGCGTACACATACCCAGAATAATTTTCAGCAGATGA
- a CDS encoding NERD domain-containing protein, protein MASQNNSTAAINNLRRIGCRRKGRKGETDRIESRLGDLFRSKGFAVVHSYQPDLVNGKDPGEVDLLCYMDNHLLVLEVKSTYIRKTKQDAWIHRTTTLRKASQQLRQKENAMAQAIVNDANLQAKLKLSDQKDAINIHPWIVDTSIEYDQRGGSVCLNSILSFLSGASAFD, encoded by the coding sequence ATGGCATCCCAGAACAACTCAACCGCTGCCATCAATAATTTACGTAGAATTGGCTGTCGACGCAAAGGTCGGAAAGGCGAGACTGATCGTATCGAGTCACGTTTAGGCGATCTTTTTAGAAGCAAAGGGTTTGCTGTGGTTCATTCCTATCAGCCAGATCTGGTAAACGGTAAAGATCCAGGTGAAGTAGATCTCCTTTGCTATATGGATAATCATCTTCTAGTCTTAGAGGTAAAATCGACATATATCAGAAAGACTAAACAGGATGCCTGGATCCATCGAACCACAACGTTGAGAAAGGCTTCACAGCAGCTCAGACAGAAAGAAAACGCAATGGCTCAGGCCATCGTAAATGATGCTAATCTACAAGCAAAGCTCAAACTTTCGGATCAGAAAGATGCTATTAACATTCATCCATGGATTGTAGATACTTCCATAGAGTATGACCAGAGAGGTGGCTCAGTTTGTTTGAACAGTATTCTGTCATTTTTAAGTGGAGCCTCTGCCTTTGATTAA
- a CDS encoding IS4 family transposase: protein MAYYNTILSQITSLINRHDFDKHAESHHSGQKFRSYNRWSQFMAMLIGQLSGRKSLRDITDNLKAQQRRLYHLGMKQTSRATLARVNEKQPASLFETVFFDLLEKCQLVTPGHKFSFKNKLYLLDTTTIDLCLSVFPWAKFRKRKGAIKLHMGIDSDGYLPTFMDMTDGKVHEINWAKETLKLPKGSFAVFDRGFTDYGWYSSLMKDGIFFVTRLKSNADVEYLLKRAGRKSPGVTNDQQIKLKGIKGPLRLVAYTDLETGQEYRFVTNAHHLKAAEIAAIYKERWQIEQFFKWIKQNLKIKTFLGTSRNAVLTQVWIALCVYLLIAYLNFKAKLGASMQQILRVLQLNLFERRALTDLFRPPDKQQPVSPQLLLWSQL, encoded by the coding sequence ATGGCATATTATAACACAATTCTTAGTCAAATTACTTCACTTATCAATAGACATGATTTTGACAAGCATGCTGAATCTCATCATTCAGGCCAGAAATTCAGGTCCTATAACCGCTGGAGCCAGTTCATGGCAATGCTGATAGGACAACTTTCTGGTAGAAAAAGTCTTCGTGATATCACCGATAATTTGAAGGCACAGCAACGTCGCTTATATCATCTCGGCATGAAACAGACCTCACGGGCCACGCTGGCACGAGTGAATGAGAAACAGCCTGCATCTCTTTTCGAAACTGTCTTCTTTGATCTGTTGGAAAAGTGCCAACTAGTGACACCAGGTCATAAGTTTTCTTTCAAAAACAAGCTGTACCTACTTGATACAACAACTATTGATCTTTGCCTTTCTGTCTTCCCCTGGGCCAAATTCCGTAAAAGAAAAGGTGCTATCAAACTCCATATGGGCATAGATTCAGACGGCTATCTCCCTACCTTTATGGACATGACCGATGGCAAAGTCCACGAAATCAATTGGGCAAAAGAAACACTCAAACTTCCCAAAGGGTCATTCGCTGTCTTTGACCGAGGATTTACAGATTATGGCTGGTATTCCTCTCTCATGAAAGACGGGATCTTCTTCGTTACTCGATTAAAAAGCAATGCTGATGTTGAATACCTCCTTAAGCGAGCTGGTAGAAAAAGTCCTGGTGTTACTAACGATCAGCAAATCAAACTCAAGGGTATTAAAGGTCCACTTCGGCTTGTTGCTTATACTGATCTGGAAACTGGTCAAGAATACCGTTTTGTCACAAATGCTCACCATCTAAAAGCTGCTGAAATTGCGGCAATCTACAAAGAGCGGTGGCAGATCGAACAATTCTTCAAATGGATCAAGCAAAACCTCAAAATAAAAACATTCTTGGGTACATCAAGAAACGCGGTACTTACCCAAGTCTGGATAGCATTGTGTGTCTACCTGCTGATTGCATATCTCAATTTCAAAGCCAAATTGGGTGCATCCATGCAGCAAATACTAAGAGTTTTACAACTTAACCTGTTTGAACGACGCGCACTGACTGATCTTTTTAGGCCGCCAGACAAACAGCAACCTGTTTCTCCACAGCTTTTATTGTGGAGTCAACTATGA
- a CDS encoding nucleotidyl transferase AbiEii/AbiGii toxin family protein, whose protein sequence is MRLHEDKRLFRQAVTATSEMLSIPEIFIEKDYWVTYVLRAVFQDSIGEHTVFKGGTALSKCFGIIERFSEDIDLVVKHDEEETDNQLKKKIRKIGQVVNLLLPEVELEGLTRKMGMNRKTAHRYPVTCPGIFGQVRDVIVVEATWFGYYEPYSPRRVSSYIYDMMVERGQEDMAAEYALLPFQVYALELTRTLCEKIMSLVRFSYSANPIDDLRMKIRHIYDLHRMLRDGELKTFFNSSEFEQFICKVAQDDVVSFRNNNEWLVHHPAEALIFMDVEGCWQQLKSTYTNDFSGLVYGNLPDEQELLATLAQIRERLAMVDWQVVVN, encoded by the coding sequence ATGAGACTGCATGAAGACAAACGTCTTTTCCGACAGGCAGTAACTGCAACGTCTGAAATGTTGAGTATTCCAGAGATATTTATCGAGAAAGATTACTGGGTGACATACGTTTTACGTGCTGTTTTTCAGGATTCTATTGGGGAGCATACTGTCTTTAAAGGTGGGACTGCTCTCTCGAAATGTTTTGGCATTATTGAACGTTTTTCAGAAGATATTGATTTAGTGGTTAAGCATGACGAAGAAGAAACTGACAACCAACTGAAAAAAAAGATAAGGAAGATTGGCCAGGTCGTGAATCTCTTGTTGCCTGAAGTTGAGCTGGAAGGTTTGACAAGAAAAATGGGTATGAATCGTAAGACTGCTCACCGTTATCCTGTAACCTGCCCGGGTATTTTTGGTCAAGTCAGGGATGTGATTGTAGTTGAAGCCACATGGTTTGGTTATTATGAGCCTTATAGCCCTCGGCGGGTATCTTCATATATTTACGATATGATGGTTGAGCGCGGCCAGGAAGATATGGCTGCTGAATATGCCTTATTACCCTTTCAAGTATATGCCCTTGAGTTGACGAGGACGCTGTGTGAGAAAATAATGAGTTTGGTTCGATTTTCCTACAGTGCGAATCCCATAGATGACTTGAGAATGAAGATTCGCCATATTTATGACTTGCATAGGATGCTCAGGGATGGTGAACTGAAAACATTTTTCAATTCGAGTGAATTTGAGCAATTTATCTGTAAGGTCGCGCAAGATGATGTCGTGAGCTTTAGAAACAATAACGAGTGGTTGGTCCATCACCCAGCAGAAGCTTTGATTTTTATGGATGTTGAAGGTTGCTGGCAACAACTTAAGTCGACATATACAAATGATTTTAGTGGACTGGTTTATGGTAATTTACCTGATGAGCAAGAACTGTTGGCAACCCTTGCGCAAATTCGAGAAAGACTGGCAATGGTTGACTGGCAGGTCGTTGTTAACTGA
- a CDS encoding DUF6088 family protein — MNISDIIRSKVARFAKGYVFTFIDFVDMVESKEGLIKALNRLAASGEIAKLAKGKYYKPEQSPFGELPPNQYQVVKDLLERDGRVEGYLTGLSIYNTLGLTTQVSNTIQIGKNEVRSSMKRGKYSISFVKQKNTITRENIPLLQLLDVLRFIKKIPDSKTDRSCKVIQSLMSKLSEKELEVLVRLALKYPPSTRALLGVILDSLGKVRLTEKLRKSLNPITIYKIPGVSGVFSSASEWCIK; from the coding sequence ATGAATATATCTGACATCATAAGGTCTAAGGTGGCTAGATTCGCCAAAGGTTATGTCTTTACCTTTATCGATTTTGTCGACATGGTAGAGAGCAAGGAGGGCTTGATTAAAGCTTTGAATAGACTTGCTGCGTCTGGAGAAATCGCAAAACTTGCTAAGGGTAAATATTATAAGCCAGAACAATCTCCTTTTGGTGAGCTTCCACCTAACCAATATCAAGTAGTCAAGGATTTGCTTGAACGTGATGGGCGAGTGGAAGGTTATCTGACTGGTCTTAGTATTTATAACACATTGGGTTTGACAACTCAGGTGAGCAATACCATCCAGATTGGCAAGAACGAGGTTCGTTCCTCAATGAAGCGTGGGAAATATAGTATTTCTTTTGTTAAACAGAAAAATACAATCACGAGAGAAAATATCCCCCTCCTGCAGCTGCTTGATGTCTTGCGGTTTATAAAAAAAATACCTGACTCGAAAACAGATCGGAGCTGTAAGGTTATACAGAGCTTAATGTCAAAGTTATCTGAAAAAGAGTTGGAGGTATTGGTTCGGCTGGCATTAAAATATCCCCCCTCAACGAGAGCTTTACTTGGAGTTATCTTGGATAGTTTGGGCAAAGTGAGACTTACAGAGAAGCTAAGGAAATCGTTAAATCCCATCACAATCTATAAAATTCCAGGGGTTTCTGGTGTGTTTTCTTCAGCGTCTGAGTGGTGTATCAAATGA